The genomic region CAGGTGGTAATTATGGTAGAACAATTGAACTCTATTCTGATACAGGAACCTTGGTCGTTAAAACAATTGGACATGGTATTAAAGAAATATAACAACTCTAAGCTAGGAGGTTATTAATGGATTATAAAAGTCTTTGGCTCAAATATAAAAGCGAAAACGACTTCGATGCTAAGAGTAAACTAATTGAGAATTATGTAGAACTAGTTAAGATAATTGCTGGTAGGCTATATTCATCATATGGTTCAAATATTGAATATGATGATTTAGTAGGGTATGGTATTTTTGGTTTAATAGATGCAATAGAAAAGTATGATATGAGTAAAAACGTAAAATTTGAAACATATGCTCAAATTAGAATACGAGGGGCTATAATTGATAAGTTAAGAAATTTAGATTGGGTACCTCGTTCCATTAGACAGAAAGCCAAGCTTATTGATGAAACATATAATAAGCTAGAGGGGTTATTAGGGAGAGGTGTAAAAGAAATAGAAGTAGCAAATGAACTGAATATAACATTACAAGATTTACACTCCATAATGCAGCAAGTAAATAGTGTCAATATTATTTCTTTAGAAGAGAAGCTAGTGGAGGGCAACCTGAATAATGCAAATTTCTCGAACTCAGACATGACGCCAGAGAATATCCTTTGTAATCAGGAAGTATATGATAATCTTAAAACAGGTATCGATTCTTTACAAGATAAA from Serpentinicella alkaliphila harbors:
- a CDS encoding FliA/WhiG family RNA polymerase sigma factor; its protein translation is MDYKSLWLKYKSENDFDAKSKLIENYVELVKIIAGRLYSSYGSNIEYDDLVGYGIFGLIDAIEKYDMSKNVKFETYAQIRIRGAIIDKLRNLDWVPRSIRQKAKLIDETYNKLEGLLGRGVKEIEVANELNITLQDLHSIMQQVNSVNIISLEEKLVEGNLNNANFSNSDMTPENILCNQEVYDNLKTGIDSLQDKERQVVSLYYYDELTYKEIGVVLGISESRVSQIHSKAIHKLKVLLM